A stretch of the Teretinema zuelzerae genome encodes the following:
- the alr gene encoding alanine racemase: MRATRAIIHLENLQYNIGLIRERLPKGTKLCVPVKADAYGHGALRVAVAAIRSGAHFLAVASVQEGIDLREAGIVAPILSLSLPIPEEIPLIIEHELTPLVVDGEFIHQLGEVAKLMGKKVPVHLKIDTGMSRIGCAPGQAAFLAKQIAQEKHLVLEGTATHLAAADSTAPQDIAFTRGQLAQFDRALEEIRNEGIDPGIAHAANSGAVCQYPEAAYGMVRPGILIYGYPPSEDLKDCIPVKPVMELETRVVAIKKIEAGTAVSYNRTWTAPEDTYIATLPVGYADGLLRRLSPGMSVRIGDKRFPVVGRICMDQCMVDIGPDPWVQRWDVATIFGPEPCGESARDLAGLADTIPYEITCGINRRVPRVYLGDEARNW; this comes from the coding sequence ATGCGTGCAACCCGAGCAATCATACATTTGGAAAATTTACAGTACAACATCGGCCTTATCCGCGAGAGGCTGCCCAAGGGGACGAAGCTCTGCGTTCCGGTCAAAGCCGACGCCTACGGACACGGAGCCCTGCGCGTGGCGGTGGCGGCAATCAGGTCGGGAGCCCATTTTCTCGCGGTTGCCTCGGTGCAGGAGGGGATAGATCTCCGGGAAGCGGGAATCGTCGCGCCGATACTGTCCTTAAGCCTCCCGATACCGGAAGAAATCCCCCTCATCATAGAACACGAACTGACTCCCCTTGTAGTCGACGGAGAGTTCATCCATCAGCTCGGAGAAGTCGCCAAGCTGATGGGAAAGAAAGTTCCGGTTCATCTGAAAATCGACACCGGCATGAGCAGGATCGGCTGCGCGCCGGGACAGGCGGCCTTTTTAGCCAAACAGATCGCTCAGGAAAAACACCTCGTTCTCGAAGGAACAGCCACGCACCTGGCGGCGGCCGATTCGACCGCGCCGCAAGACATCGCGTTCACGCGCGGACAGCTCGCGCAGTTCGACCGGGCGCTCGAGGAAATCAGAAACGAAGGAATAGATCCGGGAATCGCCCACGCCGCGAATTCAGGAGCTGTTTGCCAATATCCCGAGGCCGCGTACGGAATGGTCCGGCCGGGAATACTCATTTACGGGTATCCGCCGTCGGAAGATTTAAAGGACTGCATTCCCGTAAAACCGGTGATGGAGCTGGAAACCAGAGTAGTCGCCATCAAGAAGATCGAAGCGGGGACGGCAGTGTCCTACAACCGGACATGGACGGCCCCGGAGGACACCTATATCGCGACGCTGCCGGTCGGGTACGCTGACGGCTTGCTCCGCCGGCTCTCGCCGGGAATGAGCGTCCGCATCGGAGACAAGCGGTTTCCCGTGGTGGGAAGAATCTGCATGGATCAGTGCATGGTGGACATCGGGCCGGACCCCTGGGTTCAGCGCTGGGACGTAGCCACCATATTCGGCCCGGAACCTTGCGGAGAATCGGCGAGGGATCTGGCCGGGCTGGCCGATACGATTCCCTACGAAATTACCTGCGGCATAAACCGCCGCGTTCCCCGCGTCTATCTCGGAGACGAAGCGAGAAACTGGTAG
- a CDS encoding sodium:solute symporter family transporter — MLLAFLVVMVSVGVWGMKKTSTLGDFFLGGRTLGPWLSAFAYGTTYFSAVIFIGFAGNQGWNMGLNAIWIGVGNALFGALGAWLVLGKRTRRMTQRLDVMTMPEFLEARYGSDHLKMIAAVLIFVFLLPYSASVFKGLGHLFESTFGISYDFALLVLVGITGLYLILGGYFAVTLTDFIQGFIMIVGAVSMLVILVSKAGGLQSALQAVAQGYEEHVPQGRRPSLLTMGSLIFMTSFGTWGLPQMVQKFYAIKDELMIRRAAVITTVFALIIGVCAYGTGMLGHVFLDLDSVPRLASGAVNYDLIVPTLLTTHLPEALMALIMLLVLSASMSTLASMILVSSSAITIDLYKGYLHPEVSDKTSLLMIRILSGVFILCSWAISRMQIGFIVTLMSLSWGVLSGAFMAPYILGIFWKGVTKAGAYAGFFAGAGTAVTLFFVLGAPRSPLASSIAMLVPFIVVPAVSLVTPKVDSSVIDRAFSD, encoded by the coding sequence ATGCTTTTAGCTTTTCTTGTCGTTATGGTTTCCGTCGGCGTCTGGGGAATGAAAAAGACCAGCACCCTGGGGGATTTCTTTTTGGGCGGCCGAACGCTCGGCCCCTGGCTTTCCGCCTTCGCGTACGGAACCACCTACTTTTCCGCCGTCATCTTCATCGGATTCGCCGGAAATCAGGGCTGGAATATGGGTTTGAATGCGATCTGGATCGGCGTCGGAAACGCGCTGTTCGGAGCTCTCGGCGCCTGGCTCGTCCTCGGCAAGCGAACCCGCCGCATGACGCAGCGCCTCGACGTCATGACGATGCCCGAGTTTCTTGAAGCCCGCTACGGATCAGACCACCTTAAAATGATCGCCGCCGTTCTCATCTTCGTTTTTTTGCTTCCGTATTCGGCATCCGTATTCAAAGGGCTGGGGCACCTGTTCGAGTCCACCTTCGGCATTTCCTACGACTTCGCCCTTCTCGTGCTGGTCGGAATCACCGGTTTGTATCTGATTCTCGGCGGCTACTTCGCCGTAACCCTCACCGATTTCATCCAGGGCTTCATCATGATCGTCGGAGCCGTATCGATGCTCGTCATACTGGTTTCCAAGGCCGGCGGGCTCCAAAGCGCCTTGCAGGCGGTCGCTCAGGGGTATGAGGAACATGTTCCCCAAGGCCGCAGGCCGTCTCTGCTGACCATGGGTTCTCTCATATTCATGACCAGTTTCGGAACCTGGGGACTGCCTCAAATGGTCCAGAAATTCTACGCCATCAAGGACGAACTGATGATCCGCCGCGCGGCGGTGATCACGACCGTGTTCGCCCTGATCATCGGCGTATGCGCCTACGGCACGGGCATGCTCGGCCATGTGTTCCTCGACCTCGACTCGGTTCCCCGGCTCGCCTCGGGCGCCGTCAACTACGATCTCATCGTACCGACTCTCCTGACGACCCACCTGCCGGAGGCGCTGATGGCCCTCATCATGCTGCTGGTTCTTTCGGCATCCATGTCCACCCTCGCGTCCATGATTTTGGTTTCTTCTTCCGCGATCACCATCGACCTGTACAAGGGCTATCTCCATCCCGAGGTAAGCGATAAAACCTCCCTCCTGATGATCAGAATCCTCAGCGGCGTGTTCATTCTCTGCTCCTGGGCCATCTCGAGGATGCAGATCGGCTTCATCGTCACCCTCATGTCCCTGTCCTGGGGTGTTCTTTCGGGAGCTTTTATGGCACCATACATTCTGGGAATCTTCTGGAAGGGAGTGACCAAGGCCGGCGCCTACGCGGGCTTTTTCGCCGGAGCCGGAACGGCCGTAACGCTGTTTTTCGTGCTCGGCGCGCCTCGTTCTCCGCTTGCTTCGAGCATCGCCATGCTGGTTCCCTTTATCGTGGTTCCGGCGGTGAGCCTCGTCACACCGAAGGTTGACTCCTCGGTGATCGATCGCGCGTTTTCCGATTGA
- a CDS encoding thiamine pyrophosphate-dependent enzyme — translation MKELVLLGDEALALGALHAGVSGSYGYPGTPSTEILEYLVDEFETRGGPVARWCANEKTAYESALGVSFAGKRSIVTMKHVGLNVAADPFMNSSLCQIKGGLICVVADDPSMHSSQGEQDTRYYADFAMVPLFEPVNQQEAYEMVAEAFELSERLAVPVIMRMVTRLAHSRAVVHVADTARAQNALEKGSPADWMLLPALARKNYAKMLDKQTTLREWAKDYPRNTLALNPARKDLAIVTSGLGKNYLAENMAEYADLCGKEGLPSILHVAALPFPADLIRSLAEKVETILVIEEGMPFLERQLAGILPGRVKVIGKLTGSLPRTGELNPELVRAALGLPARATALDGFKMPALSARPPQLCKGCPHHDSYSALNLAVERLNAKEGKVSTVVAADIGCYALGAVAPLKAIETIVCMGASIGMARGAADAGYKYAFGVIGDSTFLHSGLTGIVDAVASKTPMTVIILDNSIVAMTGCQPTMLPSNQLEKAVIGLGVDPAHLRVIEAKPNMIEQNAAVFMEEAEHRGLSVIIMVRECLEAHRLRKKKESAAGEASK, via the coding sequence ATGAAAGAATTAGTGTTGCTCGGAGACGAGGCCCTTGCCCTGGGCGCCCTTCATGCCGGCGTGTCCGGCAGTTACGGGTATCCCGGCACCCCCTCCACCGAGATTCTCGAATATCTGGTCGACGAGTTCGAAACCAGGGGCGGTCCCGTGGCCCGTTGGTGCGCGAACGAAAAAACCGCCTACGAATCAGCTCTCGGCGTTTCCTTCGCCGGCAAGCGCTCTATCGTGACCATGAAGCACGTCGGTCTCAACGTGGCCGCCGATCCCTTCATGAACTCGTCGCTGTGCCAGATAAAGGGCGGCCTGATCTGCGTCGTCGCCGACGACCCCTCCATGCACTCCAGCCAGGGCGAACAGGATACCCGCTACTACGCGGATTTCGCCATGGTTCCCCTCTTCGAACCGGTGAACCAGCAGGAAGCCTACGAGATGGTAGCCGAGGCCTTCGAGCTTTCAGAGCGCCTTGCCGTTCCCGTCATCATGCGGATGGTCACCCGCCTCGCGCACTCCCGCGCCGTCGTTCATGTCGCGGACACCGCGCGCGCGCAAAACGCGCTCGAGAAGGGCAGCCCCGCGGACTGGATGCTCCTGCCGGCGCTTGCCCGCAAAAACTACGCCAAGATGCTCGATAAGCAGACAACGCTCCGCGAGTGGGCCAAAGACTATCCGCGCAACACGCTCGCGCTCAATCCCGCTCGCAAAGACCTCGCCATCGTCACCAGCGGCCTGGGCAAAAACTACCTCGCCGAAAACATGGCCGAATACGCAGATCTTTGCGGAAAAGAGGGGCTTCCCTCGATCCTCCATGTTGCGGCCCTTCCGTTCCCTGCCGACCTTATCCGCAGCCTCGCCGAGAAGGTTGAAACCATCCTCGTCATCGAGGAGGGCATGCCCTTCCTCGAGCGCCAGCTTGCGGGCATCCTGCCCGGACGCGTCAAAGTGATCGGCAAGCTTACCGGCAGCCTCCCTCGCACCGGCGAGCTTAATCCCGAACTCGTTCGCGCCGCCCTCGGCCTTCCCGCCCGGGCCACCGCCCTCGACGGCTTCAAGATGCCCGCTCTCTCCGCGCGTCCGCCCCAGCTCTGCAAGGGCTGTCCCCACCACGACTCCTACAGTGCGCTCAATCTTGCCGTCGAACGGCTGAACGCGAAAGAAGGCAAGGTGTCCACCGTCGTGGCCGCCGACATCGGCTGCTACGCCCTCGGAGCCGTCGCCCCGCTCAAGGCGATCGAAACCATCGTCTGTATGGGCGCCTCCATCGGCATGGCCCGCGGAGCCGCGGACGCCGGATACAAATACGCCTTCGGCGTCATCGGAGACTCTACCTTCCTCCATTCAGGCCTGACCGGCATCGTGGACGCCGTCGCCTCCAAAACGCCGATGACCGTCATCATCCTCGACAACTCCATCGTCGCGATGACCGGCTGCCAGCCGACCATGCTCCCCTCGAACCAGCTGGAAAAGGCCGTGATCGGCCTCGGCGTGGACCCCGCCCACCTGCGGGTGATCGAGGCGAAGCCGAACATGATCGAGCAGAACGCCGCTGTTTTCATGGAAGAAGCCGAGCATCGCGGCCTTTCCGTCATCATCATGGTGCGCGAATGCCTTGAAGCCCATCGTCTCAGAAAGAAAAAAGAATCCGCCGCCGGGGAGGCCTCGAAATGA